The nucleotide sequence GAGACAACTCCTGGTACCAGTCTGTCTGTCTGATTTGGGCGACGAGATCCTCATAGGCTGGTTCCGGCTTTTTCCATGGATTCAAACGATGAATAATTTCACCAAGGATTGCAACAACGATTAGAATTCCAATTAAAAACATGGCTGTCACCTCAAAGGTTGGATCACTCTCATGGTACCACTCTCCAGAAGGCACCGCCATGGGGAAGTCGGTCTGCTTGCAAAACAAGTAGAAAGCAGGCATGCTATATACTGTAAAAAGAAAGGGCCCGATTGTCTGGGAAAAGGAGGGCGCGAGATGTTTCATCCGCTTGTTTTTGACAATATCAGGGTTGTGCTGGAAGGTGCGGTATACGACCGGGACTTCGAAGGGGCAATCACGATTACGAGCCGTTCGGATGTCATGGATATGGCTACGTTCCATCGACAGTTTCAGATCGAGTTCAAGCTGGCTGATCAACATGATCATACCGTTGCTGTCCGTGCTGAGATGCAGCTTCGTACCCAGTTAGCTGATATTGCAGCCGAGCAGCTAGAACAGCCGTTGACAGAACATATCGGATGTACGATTTGCATCCATTTTTACTTACAGATGGAAAATTACAGAGATGTGCCCGCAGAAGCGAGAGAAATCACATCGATTCTCAATCACATCTGGGGTCAGCGGCCTTATATTACACAGAAAGTATCGGCAACGCTTGCGGAGCAGCGAATCGATTGGCCGCCGAAGCAAATAACCAATCAGGTGACGCTGGACTTTCATCGGAAAATTGATGAAGGCAACATCGATGACTTGAACGAATTAATCGATCATACGGTTCAGTCACTTCAAAAGCTGCAGCTACACATGGATCAACAAGCAAAAAGGTAAGCGGAAAGAACGGGGATTTACAAAAGGGCAGATGCGTATTATTATTTTGTTAACCTTATGATATTTTTAGTTAACAAAACGGAGGCTAGTACGCATGAGAAACGAACGCTTGAGATGGCTGTTGCTCTCTGCCATCTTTGCTGCAATGACTGCGGTATTGTCGCAGGTGACTATTCCCTTGCCGTTAATTCCGATTACCGCGCAAACGTTAGCAGTAGGGCTGACGGCGACTATTTTGGGAAAACGATACGGGACACTGGCTTTGGTTATTTACGTTTTGCTCGGTGCAGTCGGATTACCTGTATTCAGCGAGGCAAAAGGCGGCTTGCAAGTATTGGTCGGCAAATCCGGCGGGTACATATTTGGGTTTATTGCAACCGCTTATGTGACCGGGCTTTACTTGGAGAAAACAAGATTCACCTTGAAAAACGCCATCATCGCCAACATCATTGGCATGTTTGTCACACTCGCTTTTGGTACTGTACAGCTCAAATACGTCATGGACATTCCATGGGATAAAGCTGTCGCTTTTGGTGTAACTCCTTTCCTCGTTGTAGGGGTTGTCAAAGCAGTTCTGGCTTCTCTGATTGGCATTAAGGTACGCGAGCGACTGATTGCTTCTCGTCTGTTGCGCACAGATCAACCAGTTACACGATAAACAAAATGATTTCGTAAGCCATCCGAAGTTCGGGTGGCTTTTTTTCGCATAATCTCCTTATCGTGCCGGATACTATCGGTAGGATTTTGCATGTAAAAAGGAGGAGACGCATGAATATCACGATAACCGGCCCAAAAGGCCTTCCGATCTCAGGGAACCTGATGGCATTTCGCCGCTCGCCGCTTCAGTTCATCCGCGACGCAGCAGAAGAACATGGAGAAGTCGTCCATTTTCGCTTCGGTCCTTCCCGCCATGTTTACCTGTTAACGAATCCGGATCACATCAAAGAGGTTTTGGTCAGCAAGCAGGCGCATTTTCGAAAAGGGAAAGGACTACAGGCGGCACGACCTGTTGTAGGGGATGGAATTCTCACCAGTGAAGGAAAAAAGCATCTGCGACAACGGCGTCTTATGCAGCCAGCTTTTCATCGAGAGCGTATCGCCAACTACGGAGGGGTGATGGTCCGCCAAGCAGTTGATCTGATGTCGGATTGGAAAACAGGGGAGCTGCGCGATATTCACTCGGACATGATGAAAGTAACCCTTGCGATCATTACAGAGACTATGTT is from Brevibacillus brevis and encodes:
- a CDS encoding biotin transporter BioY, which gives rise to MRNERLRWLLLSAIFAAMTAVLSQVTIPLPLIPITAQTLAVGLTATILGKRYGTLALVIYVLLGAVGLPVFSEAKGGLQVLVGKSGGYIFGFIATAYVTGLYLEKTRFTLKNAIIANIIGMFVTLAFGTVQLKYVMDIPWDKAVAFGVTPFLVVGVVKAVLASLIGIKVRERLIASRLLRTDQPVTR